ATTTTTAGTACCCCCTGATATATTGGATTACCCAACGAGTAGCGACCAAGTAGCGCGAGAAGGCGCTAACGTAACGCTCCGATGCGCGGCTCACGGGGTGCCGACACCAAGCGTCGTCTGGAGAAAGGAAGCCGGAGATTTGTTACCGACATCAAACTTCAGCGATACACATAGTaagatttttaatatctatcactattactatttttgacgccgcgttggcgccacggttacagccatggattgtacctgttgccctggcggttgcgggttcgatccctgcacatgacaaacatttgtattggccatacaggtgtttgccgtggtatgggtgtttgtgcagtccttgtgggtctccccaccgtgcctcggagagcacgttaagccgtcggtcccggttgttatcatgtacacctaatagcgatcgttactcatggtagggaatatatccgccaacccgcagtggagcagcgtggtggattaagctctgatccttctcctacacagggaaagaggcctatgcccagtagtgggatattacaggctgaagcgtaattactatttttacgtTCTCGAATAAACATACACCacactacatacatacatatactactTATActgacaaaaatttgttataacaGCCACATGACCAAAATACCATAAAAAGCTCCAACGTTTACTCACTCGTTCACAAACTCAGTAAGCATCTGAACTTTTCGCATTGCTTTGCTTAGAACAAAAACTTAGGTTCCGGAAATGTGCTCATTTATTAATGATGAACTGAAACGtctgtaataaaactatttattaaaaatgaaaaacccGACTGTGACAAATAACTACTAAATAGTGGAAAATAAACTCTACAATTTAGTGCGAAATGTATATATACAGTGCACCATGCATTATATTCCCTTCGATACTTTCATAAACtacagataaatttaaaatattaataatataattatgtacttcaAATTATTGCAGACGGTTACAAtctaataatcaaaataaattcaattgatGTTAGTTCACTTAGGTTTGGTTAGTATTCGATTTATAAGGGATTCAATGTTTTGTAGGAAGAACTATTGTGTCCTAGTcgtgttttatgtttttaataattgatttttatttgaaaagctTTAATACTTCCAATTCTATTGTCTTTTATTGTTGACTAGCGGCCCGCTCCGGCTTTgtacgggtataaaatatatataagcctatgtcattcactgaaaaaatgattaaaatcgatccagtagttttgatttattcattactgcccgtggcgcgcacgcgttaactttagagtaaagcAATTCTTGTTTCCCTAAACCATGAAGATTTCCTGCTATCTTTGGAATATCTAAATTCATacactacatttttacttatttacattttatactatacttataggCAAGCTCTCGCCGCGCCGCCccggccggccggaaccgccgcaaaccctacgtcccgcaatttttaaatctgtaatatcttcgaaaatattcatttaaatcatatgctacAAAGGgtcatatagatctatatgaaatgaacaatgtatttaaggtatttaattaggtaatgattaatgctgtattggttaaaatcgcttcgaaaattagccattatttgtcgtaaaaagtaaatgacaaaaaaaaaatgttattgtgggatatccataagagatagacatataccatagcggagttttctatagaccttttcaatgtgtacaatacttagtacattattttgataaatctcgtagggttcagcctgcgtttgcaatgtaagcgaaaaaatgtaattatttacgacatcacattagaaacgtcaaaaataacagtatttctccactatttaatggatgttattatacatataaaccttcctctgtaatcactctatctattaaaaaagccgcatcaaaatccgttacgtagttttaaagatttaagcatatatagggacatagggacagagaaagcgactttgtttaatactatgtagtgattgattgattgattgattgattctccacgggctattctccgcaactcgacgacttagtgcgcctattttgcgtggtaggctgggggcttcattcatgccagcctagctccttgaggaagcctagcagaccccttgcgttgccgacgacttcccggagcgacctcggtgtcccgaggtgtatcgccctgtagttcgccacactaccgcattccagcaggatgtgtgtggccgtttcttctgcctccatgcacgctctgcatagggggctgtctgtaacacctaagttgtgtaagtgtttgttgagcaaggcatgtccggtaaaagctccgaccagtagtcggagctgggctctcccatagccgcgaagtttgcgggacaatcctgggttgatcgtcggaagagcttccttggtctgcctgcaggtggttaggtttgtccaatattcttggtgcattaccttggtgttgtgtcgcagctggctgcgcagccatccgaaaggcagaggtagaatgggttcgggtccgtggaccctcatctccgatccattcctcgctAGTCGGTCAGCCGCGtcgttgcctcgcgatccactgtggccctttatccattggaggataatggtgtttgtttcacttaccttcgtcagagctcgatggcactcgtatattagccccgATGTCATAgtgtcgctctgtagggcttgcaggaccgatctgctatcggaaagaatacggattggaaaaccctgtacctctctagcCGTGATCGCTGTTGCagccattatgattcccatacattccgcctgaaagacagtgttgtggATTCCCAATGGCGATGACATTTtgatattcaggtcttctgagtaaaccccagaacctgtacctgttgatgttttcgacccgtctgtgaagattctcAACTCCTTGGGGTTGATGCCTTCCCCTGGGTCttcatgtaattgtattctatattttttgtcgaatacgtactgtttgggtattCTGTCGGTGACCGCTTCGATGAGCGGTTCCCTGTTCGCCAGTTCACCAAGTATACCTGTATGTGTTACTTTTACGTTTCTCCataggtttagcttcctgagtcttaccgcggccgctcccgcctcctgttggataaacagatGCAGCGGCGGCAAGTTCAGTAGGGCTTCCAAGGCCGCAGTCGGGGTggtcctcatgcagcccgtagtcgccatgcaagctagcctttgaagtcgttgtagCTTTGCTTCGCCGGTGATTAGTttggttctcggccaccaaaccactgcgccatagctgataattggcctgatgacggactggtacagccacagagtgatTTTTGGGGATAAACCCCATCTTttacctatcattctgcggcactgccagaaggctattgtgGCCTTGTCGATCTTGCTGTTGAGATGGCTGCTCCAGTTCAGTTTACTATCTAGAATGATTCCTAGATACTTCACCTCCGAGCTGAACTGCAGCTCCGTTCCGAACAGTCTAGGGGGATTGTAGTTCCCCAATAGTcgtttgttagtgaacattacctgttccgtctttCTGGGATTGACGGTAAGTTCGTTGtctatgcaccatctctccacaatCCGTAGCGCCTGTTGTGTAACATTAcacacggtactgctgactctgccgctAATTAGAATGGCAATATCGTTAGCATACccgatcgtgaagtagttgtgctggttcagTCTGGTTATAAGGTCATTCACCACCTCgttccacagtagtggggaGAGCACCCCTCCCTGTGGACATCCTTTAACCACCAGTGCATGTTGTGTCCCAGATGATGTAAGTCTGATGACTCTTTTACTGAGCATGTTAACTATCCAGTCGACCATTACCGGGTGTACACCGTGCTTAACCAGGGCCGACGAGATGCTGGTGAAGTTGGTCATGTCAAACGCACCTTCTATGTCGATGAAGGTGCCGAGACATATTGCCTTGTTTTCAATGGCCTCTTCTATTTTGCTGACCACTGCATGTAGAGCTGACTCTGTTGATTTACCTTGGCTGTACGCATGTTGGTGTGAGTGTAGGCGTACTGTAGCCAGGGCGTTTTCTCTCAGATCCCGTTCACACAGCCTTTCGAGGGTCTTCAGCAAAAACGATGTTAGGCTGATAGGTCTGTGGGATTTGGGTTCGGAGTAGTCACTTTTTCCCGGTTTGGGGATGAAGATTACCTTTACCTCCCTCCACTGCTTTGGCACGTACCTGTGAGCTAAGCACGCTACCAAGACAGCGGTAAGCCTATGGGTGAGTTGGTTGCTTCCCCACTGTAGAAGTGCTGGGAAGACCCCGTCCAACCCTGGGGATTTGAAGGAGTCAAAGCTGTTGATAGCCCATCTAACTTTTGGTGGACTTACTACCTTGAGTGGATACTCCCATTGCTCCTCTGTTGGGGTCACATCCTCTTCGAGCCAATCGACTGACCGCATGATGCGGCAGCCTGGAAAATGCGTTTGCACCAGAATGGTCTCAGCTTCTTCCAGCGTGCTCGTGAAGGTGTTGTCTGGCTTTCTCAGGGAGCCCCTCATCTGGCTAGATTGGTTAACGAGAACCTTCCTTACCCTGTTGGCCTGTTCGCAGGTTTCCACGCTGCTGCAGAATTTGCGCCACGAGTCGGTACTTCTATACCTTAAACGTTTCTTGTATCTGGACTTGGCCTTCTTGTACTTGTCCCAGTCCAGATCGGCGCATCTATTCATTGCTCTGTTTAGGAGTCGCCTTACCTTTTTCCTGAGTCTTTCCAGTTCAGGCCCCCACCAGTTCACTTTGTTCTCCGGTGGGATTGATAAGGGACATGCAGTTTGGTAGGagtctataatatttttagttaacaTATCTACCTGTTTTTCTATCTGTCCTGTTCCCTCGAGTCTGTCTGGGCATGTCTGCTCGCTGAGCAGCTGCTCCAGTCTCTCGACGTAATGCACGCGGTTGGTTTTACGTGGGTTACACCTAGGGACTGCTGGGACTGTGTTTACCTGCACGTCGAAGCGTATCCATGTGTGATCTGAGCACGATGCCTCATCGGATACGTGCCAGTTGGAGATGGTTCCAGAGGCCGCTTCTGTGGCTAGTGTTAGGTCGATGATTGTCCTACTACGTCTGTTCACGAATGTGGGTTCAGAGCCCACGTTCATGATCTGTAGATTAGTCGTCATCAGATATTCAACTAAGAGCTTACCTCTTtcgtttgttgttttcattcccCAGAGGATGTGATGTGCATTGGAGTCGGTGCCTACAATCAGTTGCAGTCCGGACTCTTCGCAGTATGTTATCAGCCgtgccatgtcgtgcggcggtgGCGCGTCAGCCTCTGGCATGTAGGCCGACGCGATCACCATCTCCGGCAGGCTGTGGTCTTGCGTTCTGTGCAGCTTAATGGCGCAGAGATCTCTAGAACAAAAGCTCGTCAAAACTTGCGCCTGTATATCCTTAGTGATGTAAATACAGGCCCTGGTGTTTTCCGGGCCCGTATGTGCAATGAGCTTACCTCCAGCATTCCGGAGTCCGCATACCATGCCATTTCTGACCCACGGCTCTTGGATCAGCGCAATGGCTGTTGTGTTAACCTCCAACCATTTCCGCATCTGAGCCGTCGCTGTCATGCTATGGTGGAGGTTAGCTTGGAGGACCTTACAGTTCGAGTGAGTCGGGTGAGCCATCTTCAGATAGCCTCTCCCCCGCCTCCTCCGTCCCTGTCCCCCCTATGGCCAGGTTGTCCAGGCCAGTTAAGCAAGCCCCTTCCTCCGACTACCGAAGCGGCTCTACCACGACCACCGATTCTTCGGTCTGGAGTTTGGGGCTCGACTGCCTCGTAGGGGGCGGCTCAGGAATGGCCGGGATTGCTCCTGACCCTTCTTCCTTCGCCTGCCCTACGCTGTCATCTGTGCCCTCCATTTGGTCTTCACGCCCCGTTAGCAGGTGCTCGGCGAATTTGCCCTTTGGACCCTGGAATTTTACGTACACCGACCCCAGCAAATAGCAGAGTCGGCGTTCGCGTTCAACCAGGGTCTGCACCACATCCTCAGGAGCGCTAAAGATCAGGAACGTGTTACCGTCCTGTCTATCGACCTTGTGGAGGACCCAGCTGTCTACCCTTGCCCACTTGTTCTGGAACCGCAGCGCGCGTCCCACCTTCCAGATGTCCGGTTGTTCACCTGGAAGCAGAACGCCGCAGCGGACCAACTTGACGAGGTCGCGCTGTCGCTTGACCGTCAGTCTAGCACCCGTGGGCAAGGTGAGCTCCGAAACTATGCGCGTGAGGTATCCCACGGTATCCTGGTCACCACACCACAGTTTCAGAGCCCCGTTTGCGTAGGTCGGTTTACCCTGAAAGACAGGGTTCACCGGCTCGTCATCGGTCGCTTCTATGGAGTCCTTGAGAAGGCGCTCCTGTAGAAGGACCTGTATCTCTTGTGCGGCTTGTGCAGTCAGGGGCTCACCGGTCGCAGTTGTTACCGCAACCAGTAGGTCCGACTGCACAGCCGCAGCATAGGGGACATGGGTTCCGTCCGCTAGCTTCGGCTTTTTGGGGTCCCCCCTCGGCGACTGAGAGTCGTCGAGGCGAGCCCTTTTGGCCGGTGCCTGGGACGTACTTCCATCCCCCGCTTTGACCTTCGCCAGCGCCTCGCCGCGTTGGGCGCGACCGGTTGCCTGGTTGCCCTGGCCACCTGCCGCCCCCTTCGCAAACTTGACGGACCCCATGGGTTTGGGTTCTTTGGCTTGGGCCCTTCTTTGACGCTGGCGCTGCCTCTTGCTCTTGCGCTTAGGCTTAGGTTCGCTCCCTGGTTGGAAGGACCCTGTACCACCCACGCGTCCCGCCGACTTGCTGGGTTTCCCCTTGGCCTGTCGTCGGTCAACAAGAGTCCACGCCTCGTCAAAGCGTTGGAGGGCAGCCACCTCTTCCGCCGTCCGGGTTCCGGGTTGCCCCGGTGCCCTGTCGGCAACAAGGATGGCACCCTCTGTTGAGGACGCCGTCGACGTGGACGGCCTAGGTTCCTCCGGTTTCGCAGTTTCCCCTCGGCCACCCACGGACTTGCGTTTTGTGTGTGGTGGCGCCACCTTGGCAGCACCACCcccgtgtttgtgtgtgtttgctGAGGTCAAGGTCGACTTCGCTGCCTTGCCTCCGCTTGTGGAAGAGGGCGGTCCCAACTTCGTGGTACCGCTCCCCTGTTGTGTCTGTTGAACTTGTAGTGAGTGTTTGGTAGACGGACCCGCGTTCGCGGTTCTCGCCACCAGTGAGGTACCATCCGGTTTCCCTTCAGATCCCTGTGTGGGTTTGGATCTGTTTTTATCCATAGTGTGTAAGAAATAAATTCATCCACTGCGCTCCCTACCCTCCATGGAGCCCGCAACGTTGGGGATGCCGTTTCGACACCGGGGCTACGCAGTGGGTATAGATGTGAAAGGTTGGGTTCCAAGCGCGACATCGGGAGCTGCAGATGCCCGGCTGGTGACCGCGATCCCACGGCCCCCAGTTGTTCCGAACACCCTTGCCCCGTCAGCATGGCCGGTCCCCGTGTCCTCCCAGAGGACCCTTCCCCATCTCGCCAGCGTAAAGCACCCGGCTCATCCGTGCAGTTACGCATGTCCGTTTCCCCGCAGTGGCTAGCTACGGGGCTACCGTTTAGCCTGAAATCCGGACCAAAGAGGACGTGTTGTCTCCCGTGGTAACAAAACCCAGACCCCGTTCGACTCAGCCCCCCAGGACTCCTTCATCCCTGCGTACGGCGATCAACTGCGCAGGACATACGCAGGTAGGCAATTGCAATTGTGATCCGCCGGGTCACCTACTATACCCGGCGGATGGCCTGTCATACTTAGCTACAGCAGTCCGGGGTAGATGGTAGTTTGCGGCGCCCGTTACTACCACTGTATTACCAGGGTGTGCGACCCATCCCAGAAGACATGGCGACGTGGACGCGTATGGCAGACTTGACAGAGGCGAGCCGACTTAACGCCGCACACTTAAGCCCACTCGCACCCTGCCCACATGTacatactatgtagtgataataaAACTTACATTACAAAAGTAATGATACAATTGGCATCAAGGTTTTAGATGTGATTCGAGTGTCTATTAAACAAGCGGTGGACGATTAATATTTCGAAAATATCCGCCCATTAGTAGTAACTgggttaaattttttaattattttactaatggCGTTGTTATAATTGTGaggtatatttttgtaacaaaaaaaaaaaatatgaattcgCATAGATCAACATACAGCCATTTTTTATATGAGCACTTAAGAAAAGCGAAGTAATGTACAAAGTTAGCGGAAAAACATTAAGGatgatttactttaaaaaaactgaacaatttgcttttgtatagtttttttttttttttttacaaacttactttgaatttattttgaatagctaggtattaaaagtttatttagaaTTGATACGAAACCAAATGTAGTAGCAGATAGTGAACATGTGGAAGATACGCAACGTATTATGAATATTACTGAATCCGAACGAAAACTTCAAAGCATGCAACATGCAAACCACAAAGACTACCACTTTCAATCTACGAGTAATACAAAGTTGAAAGCCACTGCCATACTTTCACAACGTTGAATTTTATTTCCTCaaacgaaaagtgtgatctctaataaaaaaataattcgcaCAAAAAATGgaaattgtgatttatttaatgCTCGGCGTTTACTGTGACTACGCACGTTATTAAAAACTTCTGAATTCGTTTTGGGGTAAAACTTATAGAGTTCACaacttttattctttattttagccgatgttaaaatttatgctaacagcttttttctttttttttaagttttttttttcaattgtaacGTATAAACATTTTAGTTCactgtaaaatttttgttttagtttaaaatttatgtctTCTTAACTCTTTTCTTTTATGATcattcgatattttttattataaaaataaacagctAAAGTTGTTTAAATAATGATGTATTCTCCTTACacttacaaaacaaaatatagttcAGTAATGAATGTACTAATAGAACAAATACCAAAATACACtgataatattaaatcaaaacatcaaataaaatgaaacaaaataaagacGTCACGAACATGAAACGCTTTAATGCATATTAAAGTAGTCCTTGCATGTACTTCTAATACATTACGAATACACTCGTTTTATTCAGACATAAATTCCCtgtatttagaattttattttctagcGTTTAATTACAGTTTGCTAATCTAGACTCGTCGGTGAACGGTGCCGTACTGCACTTAGTGAAGGTGTCACGACTGCACATGGGGGCGTACCTCTGCATCGCGAGCAACGGAGTGCCGCCTTCCGTCAGCAAGCGAGTCATGCTTGTCGTTCATTGTGAGTAAACGCTATTAACTCACTGACTAAGCTGCAACAATTGATCGATTCTAGTACTTCGGACGTTGATTGATGCGCTCGGTGTTTTAAAGATTGCTTCGTGTGCGAGTTTGGACGGCATCTTTGAGAGTTGAAGGTGTAATTTGTTCGATCTTTTGTACAAGTTAGTATATAAATAGTTGACTGCTAAGTATTACAGTAATAAATtacaatgtattatttttggttaaatttaaatttcatagttTAATGAACTAACATcgttactattttatttcatacagtATGATACAAATCAATGTAAAccgttataaaaaaatctagcaGCCTATTAAAATTCTACCCTAGAGCAAACCCTAGTATCTAGCTAACGAGAGGGTTCGAAACTTTTACATGTTGCCGATTCACTGAAAAATAGGTATTGAAAGTTTATTGATACAGAGCCTCTTGAAAATGTACGTGGGAAGACTAATtctctttacattttttatcttgCAATAACTTAATGTTGATCTAAATCTCTATTCAATAtcctaattttataataagaagACACATGCTATATATATAAcatgctaatatttttaattatttatgtgtatgtgaGATTAATCTTAGATTTGTTTTACAGTTCCACCAATTATGACAATACAAAACCAGTTAGTGGGAGCAAATGAAGGCGACACGATACATTTGGACTGTCACTCAGAAGCTTTCCCGAGATCCATTAATTACTGGACGATAAATGAACAAATTATATCGCAGAGTAAGTTTGAATTTTTCAACTTACTTGTTTTGATAAATTGGTTTTACAATTGGCAATGATTCCTTTGTTACCATATTGGGATGTTatgtattaacttttattttaactattatttttttcgacaGCTGACAAAAGGTTCGAAGTGACTGCTATTGAAAGAGGTTACGAAGTTGACAtgaggttaaaaataaaaaaagtaggaCGAAGTACATTCGGTACATACAGTTGCATATCAAAAAACTCACTAGGAGACACTGATGGGACTATAAAA
The nucleotide sequence above comes from Melitaea cinxia chromosome 11, ilMelCinx1.1, whole genome shotgun sequence. Encoded proteins:
- the LOC123657764 gene encoding lachesin-like; this translates as MVGKILFYIHFGLVFHVVICFKDTVEVPRFEDSLNNLTVSLGREAVFTCVVNDLGSYRVAWLRVDTQTILTIATHVITKNHRIAVNHSDRRVWFLHIHDVRQSDRGWYMCQLNTDPMKSQTAYLDVVVPPDILDYPTSSDQVAREGANVTLRCAAHGVPTPSVVWRKEAGDLLPTSNFSDTHNSSVNGAVLHLVKVSRLHMGAYLCIASNGVPPSVSKRVMLVVHFPPIMTIQNQLVGANEGDTIHLDCHSEAFPRSINYWTINEQIISQTDKRFEVTAIERGYEVDMRLKIKKVGRSTFGTYSCISKNSLGDTDGTIKLYPLSGKFEEMQYNEVGDFEETPDVSELEALKRSTATAITPIVTSLLAPLLTIITILL